CGTGTTCGAAGAGCGGCTGATGCAGCTCGGCATCCCCTACCGCGTCTATGGCGGCCTGCGCTTCTTCGAGCGCGCCGAAATCAAGGACGCGCTCGCCTACCTGCGCCTGCTGCAGAACCGCGACGACGATGCCGCCTTCGAGCGCGTGATCAACACGCCCGCGCGTGGCATCGGCGCCGCCACCGTGGATCGGCTGCGCCAGGCCGCGCGCGCGCAGAACGCATCGCTGTGGGCCGCGGCGCAACAGGCCGCCGCCGAGGGCGGCCGTGCCGGCGGCGCGCTCAAGACCTTCATCGCGCTCATCGAGGACATGAGCGCCGCCACGCAGGGCCTGCCGCTGGCCGAGCGCGTGCTGCAGGTGGTCGAGCGCAGCGGACTGGTGCCGCACTACCGCAAGGAAAAAGGCGAAGCCGGCGAGGCGCGGGTCGAGAACCTGGAGGAACTGGCCAATGCCGCGCGCAGCTTCGACTACCAGGAATCCGAGGGCCTCGAAGATCAGCTGGACCCCCTGACGGCCTTCCTGACCCATGCCGCGCTCGAGGCCGGCGAAACCCAGGGCGAGGCCGGCACCGACTGCGTGCAGCTGATGACGCTGCACTCGGCCAAGGGCCTGGAGTTTCCCGTCGTGTTCCTGGTCGGACTGGAGGAAGGCTTGTTCCCGCATCCGCGCGCCATCGAGGATGGCGGCCTCGAGGAGGAGCGCCGCCTGTGCTACGTCGGCATGACCCGCGCCATGCGCCGGCTGTATCTGTCGCACGCCGAGACCCGGCGCCTGCACGGCAGCGAGAGCCTGTGCACGCCCTCGCGTTTCCTGCGCGAGATCCCGCCGGAGCACCTGCAGGAGGTGCGGCCGCAGATCCATGTCAGCCGGCCGTTGGGCGGCTTCGGCGCGCGTGGCTTCGGTAGCGGCAGCCTGCGCAACGACCGTGTCGCCGGCCTGTCGCTCGGCCAGCGCGTGCTGCACCCGAGCTTCGGCGAGGGCGTGGTGCTGCAGTTCGAGGGCGACGGCGAACGCGCCCGCATCCAGGTGAATTTCGACGCCGCGGGAACGAAATGGCTGGTGGTCGGCTATGCGAAGCTGCAGCCGCTGTAGTAGGGTGCGCACAACGTCGAACAATCATCCAGCTGTTGCGGAATCGCAGGGAGGGGTCGATGGCGAGATCGGTCATGCGGGCGATCGTCGGGCTGGCGATGGCGATGTCCTGGATCGCTGCGACACGGGCCGAAACCGCGCCCGCACAGCCCGCCTTGCAGCCCTTCGCCACCTTCAACCAGTTCCAATTCCTGCAGCTGTTCGGGTTCCCGACCCTGCGCCATTACCAGGTGCTGCCGCCCGGCGCGCGCTCCTCGGATTTCGCCTTCGACCTCACCAATCACTTCGAGGAGAGGATCACGGGCACCGAGCAGTTAGTGGTGGACGGTGAGCTGCTGCACGCCACCCTCATCTTCCGCCAGGGCTTCGGCGACCACATGGAGTGGGCGCTGGAGGTGCCGCTGATGCGGCATTCGGGCGGCGTGCTCGATCACGTCATCGACGAATTCCACGACACCTTCGGCTTCGCTCGCGGCCGCCGCGCGGACGTGGAGGACGATCAGATCCGCTACCTCTATCGGCGCAACGGCGTGACCGAGGTGGATATCGACGACAACCAGGCCGGCGTCGGCGACGTCCGCGTGGTGCTGAGCCGGCAGCTGCAAGGGATGCCGCAGGGCCGCGGCGCTTCCGTGAGCGGACTGCTGAAGCTGCCGACCGGCGATCCGGACAAGCTGACCGGCAGTGGTGGTGCCGATGCGGCGCTGTGGTTCACCTACGGCGCGGAACCGGCCGGCTCGCGCTGGAGCTGGCTGGGCACGCTCGGCGCGCTCTACACCAGCGACGGCGACGTCCTCGAGGACTTGCGCCGGAACGGCGCCGTGTTCGGCAGCTACACGCTGGGCTGGCGCTGGACCGACGCCGTGCAGCTCAAGGGACAGGTCTACGCCCACTCCACGCTGTTCAGGGACACGGAGCTGAAGCCGCTGGACGAATTCGCGGTCCTGGGGATCATCGGCCTGGCCTGGCGCGTGACGCCGGCCATCGATCTGGATTTCGGCCTGGCCGAGGACCTGCACGAGGGCGCCTCGGCGGACATCAGCCTGCACTTCGCGGTCAGGAGAAGAATCTAGGGAAGTTCTGATTGTTTTCCGTCACCCCGGCGAAAGCCAGTACCCGTCGGCGGCATGGCGCCGACCTTGGAAAGGCTCTGGATTCCGGATCGCCCGCCTTTTCAAAGGCACTGGGCCCCGGCTTCCGCCGGGGCGACAGAAAACTGTCGGCTTGTCCGGAATGACAAAGATGTTTACGGGACACCACACTAGTTTGCCTTGATCAGTACGCCCTCGATGCGATTCTCGCGCAGCAGGCGCAGCTGCTCGTTGACCACCGCCAGATCCTTCTCCGGCGCCGTGCGCACGCGGTACCAGATGTGGCCGTTGGTGTCGGGCGGGGTCTTCTCGATGTGCGACTCCACGCCCAGCATGGCCATGCTGGCCTTGAGGCGGTCGGCGTCCTCGAAGGTGCGGAAGGAGCCGGCCTGGATGACGTAGGCACCGGGCTGCCGGGCCGGGTCGGATGACGGGGCCGGGGGCTTGGCACCGCCGCCCGGCACCTTGACCTCGTAATCGGGCAGCATCTCGTAGAAGTCGAAGCGCGTGTCGTCGCCGACCTCGGCCTCCTCCGGCGGCAGCGCGCGGCCGCTGTCCGGTAGCGGTTTGCGCAGGTACAGCGCGGTGGCCACCAGCAGGCCGGCGGTCAGGCCGACGAAGGCCCAGACCCAGCCCGGCATGCCGCTGCCGCGGGTGTTTTTCCGGCCGTTGCCACGGCCCGCGTAATCCTTGCCCATGTCCCTTCCTTTACATCGATGCCGGCGCGGAGACGCCCAGCAGGCCCAGCGCGTTGCGCAGCACGGTGCGCGTGGCCCAGATGAGCGCCAGGCGCGCGTTGCGCAAGGGCGCGTCGTCCACCAGGAACTGATGGGCATTGTAGTAGCTGTGGAAATCCTCGGCCAAATCGCGCAGGTAGTGCACCAGGCTGTGCGGGGCATACTGCTGGGCGGCCTGCTGCACGACTTCCGGGTAGCGGGCGAGGCGGGTCAGCAGCGCCTGCTCGTGCGGCTCGGTCAGCCGCTCGAGCGCGGCCCGTGCCGCCGTCTCGTCGTAGACGAAGCCCTTCTCGCGCAGCTGCTTCTCGACGCTGCAGATGCGCGCATGGGCGTATTGTACGTAGAACACCGGGTTCTCGTTGGTCTTCGAGCGCGCCAGCTCGATGTCGAACTCCAGGTGCTGATCGTTGCCGCGCAGCAGGTAGAAGAAGCGCGTGGCGTCCTTGCCGGCCTCGGCGACCAGGTCGTTGAAGGTGACGAAGTTGCCGCTGCGCTTGCCCATGCGCCCGGACGAGAGCGTGACGAACTGGATCAGCTGCACCTCGAGCACGTCGGTGCGGCCGGTCAGCGCCTCCAGCGCCGCGCGCACGCGCGCGATGTAGCCGTGGTGGTCGGCGCCCCACACGTCCAGCAGCTGTGCGGCTTGTACATCTCCGAGGCGGTCCAGCTTGTCCATGTGGTAGGCGATGTCGTTGCAGAAGTAGGTCGCGCTGCCGTCGGCCTTGATCAGCACGCGGTCCTTCTCGTCGCCGAACTCGGTGGTGCGCAGCCACTGCGCGCCGTCCTTCTCGTACACGTGGCCGGCCGCGCGCAGGCGCGCGATGGCCTGCTGCGCCCTGCCGCTCGCGACCAGCGCGCGCTCGGAGCTCCAGCGGTCGAAATGCACGCCGAAGGCGTCGAGCGTGGCGCGGATGGCGGCCAGCTGCTCGGCCAGCGCATGGTCCTGGAGCTGACGATAGCCAGGGCCGAGCAGCTGCTTCATGCGACTGATCAGCGCATCGGCGTGCGCCTCCTGCTGGGCCTTGAGGGCCTCCTTGTGCGCGTCGCTGGCTTCTTCCGGCGCGACCGGCTCGGCCGGCAGCGCGTGCATCACGGCGCTGGCCGGATGATGGAAGGCATCGCCGTGCCTGGCCTTCAGCGTCTGCGCGCTCGCGCGGATGTAGTCGCCGGGATAGCCGCGGCGCGGGAACGGCAGCGTCTCGCCGCAGAGTTCGAGGTAACGGATCCACACGCTGAGGGCGAGGATATCCGCCTGCCGGCCGGCGTCGTTGATGTAGTACTCGCGCGTGACGTCGTAGCCGATCGCCGCCAGCAGATTGGCGACGCTGTCGCCGTAGGCCGCGCCGCGGCCGTGGCCGACATGCATCGGGCCGGTCGGGTTGGCGGAGACGAATTCCACCAGCAGCTTGCGCCCCTGCCCGATCCGGCTGCGCCCATAGGCCTCGCCCTGGCGCAGGATGTCGCCGACCACCGCCTGGCTGGCGCCGGCGGCGAGGAAGAAATTGATGAAGCCGGGGCCGGCGATTTCGACCTTCGCCACCTGCGGCGAGGCCGGTAGCCTGGCCACGATGGCCTCGGCCAGCGCGCGCGGCTTCTGGCCGGCCGGTTTGGCCAGCTGCAGGGCGAGATTGCTGGCGAAGTCGCCGTTCCTGCCGTCGCGCGTGCGCTCGATCGCGATCTCGTCCGGCAGCGGCACGCCGGCCAGCGCGTCGTTCGCCAGCGCGGCCAGCGCCTGGCGCAGCAGGTCTTGCAGGTGGGCTTTCATCGAAATGGCGGCCGCCGTGGGCGGTGAACAGCCGCGCATTTTAAAGGAATCGCCCGGTTTATTCCTGCCGCAGCTTCCTCAGCAGGCTCAGCGCCATCGCCGCCACCAGCAGCGCGCCGGCAATCAGTACCGCCCAGAGCAGGATCTGGCGCAGCGGCGTGGGCTTGGGCAGGGGCTTCAAGACCTCGAGGTTGCCGCGCACCGGCATGACCAGGGCCTGCGCCTGCCCGGTCTGCTTGCTGCGCTCCTCCGCGCCCAGGTTCGCCAGCAGCGCATCGCAGCCGACCGCGGCCTGCAGCGGCACGCGCGCACTGCCGTAGGCCAGCTGGAACGGACCCTCGCCCTGGGCCAGGAAGCGCAGCCGTGCGGGCTGGTAGCCGAGCAGCAGCGTCGGCACGCTGCCGCGCAGGGTCTCCGCGCCGCGCTCCACCGCCAGCCGCCAGTAGCGGTCGTGGCTGGGTTCGAACTGCACCACGGTCTGGTTGCGCTGCGCGCTCTCGCTGGCGATCGCGAACACCTCGCCCTGCCAGCGCGTGCGCCAGGGCTGCGCCGGGTCGCTGCGGCTCTGCAGCCGCACGCCCAGCGCCATGTTGGTCGCCGGCAGCCGCACCTCGGCGCTGTGCACCGGCGCGCGCCGCCCCGCATCGAACCAGAACGCGGTTTCGGACTCGTTCTTGTCCGGCGGCAGGGCGCGCGTCTCGAACCAGGCCGGCGGCGCCAGTTCCGGCGCGGTGACGCGCTCGGCCACGGCGCTGCCGATGCGTGGCAGCGGCCCGCGCGCGCCGGCCTCGATGCGCAGGAAGCGGTAGGGGCGCTCGGGCAGCGGGATGCGCGCGCGCTGCAGCGAACGCCCGCCGGCCTGCGCGTGCAGCAGGGTCGCGCTCGGCATCAGCGTCATCCAGTGCGACAGGTCTTCGCTGCTGTGCAGGCTGATCGTGGCCTCGGAGGCCTGGTCCGCGCTCTGCCAGTCCAGGCGGATGGCGCGCAGCGGCTCCTCGCGCCCGCGCAGGTCGAGGATGTAGGCCACCGGCCCTTCCGGGCCGGCGCCGCGCGGCGCCGCGCCGTTGACGACGACGCTGGCGCCGTCCGCGGTGCGGACCTCGATGCGCCCGCCCTCGCCGGCGACCGGCGTGACGCCCGCCTGCAGGGCGAATGGCGTCAGCGTCTCCAGCAGCGGCTCGGGCTCGAGTGCCGGCGGCGCCGGGCACAGCGCATGCGGCA
This window of the Nevskiales bacterium genome carries:
- a CDS encoding DUF3187 family protein gives rise to the protein MARSVMRAIVGLAMAMSWIAATRAETAPAQPALQPFATFNQFQFLQLFGFPTLRHYQVLPPGARSSDFAFDLTNHFEERITGTEQLVVDGELLHATLIFRQGFGDHMEWALEVPLMRHSGGVLDHVIDEFHDTFGFARGRRADVEDDQIRYLYRRNGVTEVDIDDNQAGVGDVRVVLSRQLQGMPQGRGASVSGLLKLPTGDPDKLTGSGGADAALWFTYGAEPAGSRWSWLGTLGALYTSDGDVLEDLRRNGAVFGSYTLGWRWTDAVQLKGQVYAHSTLFRDTELKPLDEFAVLGIIGLAWRVTPAIDLDFGLAEDLHEGASADISLHFAVRRRI
- a CDS encoding SPOR domain-containing protein produces the protein MGKDYAGRGNGRKNTRGSGMPGWVWAFVGLTAGLLVATALYLRKPLPDSGRALPPEEAEVGDDTRFDFYEMLPDYEVKVPGGGAKPPAPSSDPARQPGAYVIQAGSFRTFEDADRLKASMAMLGVESHIEKTPPDTNGHIWYRVRTAPEKDLAVVNEQLRLLRENRIEGVLIKAN
- the argS gene encoding arginine--tRNA ligase, which produces MKAHLQDLLRQALAALANDALAGVPLPDEIAIERTRDGRNGDFASNLALQLAKPAGQKPRALAEAIVARLPASPQVAKVEIAGPGFINFFLAAGASQAVVGDILRQGEAYGRSRIGQGRKLLVEFVSANPTGPMHVGHGRGAAYGDSVANLLAAIGYDVTREYYINDAGRQADILALSVWIRYLELCGETLPFPRRGYPGDYIRASAQTLKARHGDAFHHPASAVMHALPAEPVAPEEASDAHKEALKAQQEAHADALISRMKQLLGPGYRQLQDHALAEQLAAIRATLDAFGVHFDRWSSERALVASGRAQQAIARLRAAGHVYEKDGAQWLRTTEFGDEKDRVLIKADGSATYFCNDIAYHMDKLDRLGDVQAAQLLDVWGADHHGYIARVRAALEALTGRTDVLEVQLIQFVTLSSGRMGKRSGNFVTFNDLVAEAGKDATRFFYLLRGNDQHLEFDIELARSKTNENPVFYVQYAHARICSVEKQLREKGFVYDETAARAALERLTEPHEQALLTRLARYPEVVQQAAQQYAPHSLVHYLRDLAEDFHSYYNAHQFLVDDAPLRNARLALIWATRTVLRNALGLLGVSAPASM
- a CDS encoding DUF3999 domain-containing protein is translated as MKTLLTLAGLLCLSAAHAAEAPTLRDFAWRQTLETDGRPLQELALPDAVYANALDPALGDLRVFNRDGGVVPHALCPAPPALEPEPLLETLTPFALQAGVTPVAGEGGRIEVRTADGASVVVNGAAPRGAGPEGPVAYILDLRGREEPLRAIRLDWQSADQASEATISLHSSEDLSHWMTLMPSATLLHAQAGGRSLQRARIPLPERPYRFLRIEAGARGPLPRIGSAVAERVTAPELAPPAWFETRALPPDKNESETAFWFDAGRRAPVHSAEVRLPATNMALGVRLQSRSDPAQPWRTRWQGEVFAIASESAQRNQTVVQFEPSHDRYWRLAVERGAETLRGSVPTLLLGYQPARLRFLAQGEGPFQLAYGSARVPLQAAVGCDALLANLGAEERSKQTGQAQALVMPVRGNLEVLKPLPKPTPLRQILLWAVLIAGALLVAAMALSLLRKLRQE